One Natator depressus isolate rNatDep1 chromosome 6, rNatDep2.hap1, whole genome shotgun sequence DNA window includes the following coding sequences:
- the LOC141988357 gene encoding uncharacterized protein LOC141988357 codes for MQSSSAEVTMMESQNRKRAPAWTEREVRDLIAVWGEESVLSELRSSFRNAKTFVKISQGMKDRGHNRDPKQCRVKLKELRQAYQKTREANGRSGSEPQTCRFYDELHAILGGSATTTPAVLFDSFNGDGGNTKAGFGDEEDDDDDDEVVDSSQQASGETGFPDSQELFLTLDLEPVPPEPTQGCLLDPAGGEGTSAACVSMITGSSPSQRLVKIRKKKKRTRDEMFSELMLSSHTDRAQTNAWRQTMIHTPGH; via the exons atgcagagctcatcagcagaggtgaccatgatggagtctcagaatcgcaaaagagctccagcatggaccgaacgggaggtacgggatctgatcgctgtatggggagaggaatccgtgctatcagaactccgttccagttttcgaaatgccaaaacctttgtcaaaatctcccagggcatgaaggacagaggccataacagggacccgaagcagtgccgcgtgaaactgaaggagctgaggcaagcctaccagaaaaccagagaggcgaacggccgctccgggtcagagccccaaacatgccgcttctatgatgagctgcatgccattttagggggttcagccaccactaccccagccgtgttgtttgactccttcaatggagatggaggcaatacgaaagcaggttttggggacgaagaagatgatgatgatgacgacgaggttgtagatagctcacagcaagcaagcggagaaaccggttttcccgacagccaggaactgtttctcaccctggacctggagccagtaccccctgaacccacccaaggctgcctcctggacccagcaggcggagaagggacctccg ctgcatgtgtttcaatgatcacaggatcttctccttcccagaggctagtgaagattagaaagaaaaaaaaacgcactcgagatgaaatgttctctgagctcatgctgtcctcccacactgacagagcacagacgaatgcgtggaggcagacaat